One Roseimicrobium gellanilyticum genomic window carries:
- a CDS encoding class I SAM-dependent methyltransferase yields MTPEQVAQSYDQLAPIWNSDDFNRANGIAQHEKAIQFCEDKKTAIDVGCGSSGRIIDLMLKEDFEVEGLDISPEMLRLAKQRHPEVTFHLADICTWEFPRKYDLISAWDSIWHAPLVEHEKILRKLCTGLSEGGILIFTSGGVDQPEDIINPCEGQPMYHAALGIPKLLEIVSGQDCVCRHLEYDQFPELHIYLIVQKIA; encoded by the coding sequence ATGACTCCGGAACAAGTCGCCCAGAGCTATGACCAACTGGCTCCCATTTGGAACAGCGACGACTTCAATCGGGCGAATGGCATCGCGCAGCACGAGAAGGCCATCCAGTTTTGTGAAGACAAGAAGACCGCCATCGACGTCGGCTGCGGGTCCAGCGGGCGCATCATCGACCTGATGCTGAAGGAGGATTTCGAAGTCGAGGGTCTAGACATCTCCCCGGAGATGCTCAGGCTGGCGAAGCAGCGGCATCCGGAGGTCACGTTTCACCTCGCGGACATCTGCACGTGGGAGTTCCCCCGGAAATATGACCTCATCTCCGCATGGGACAGCATCTGGCACGCGCCCTTGGTCGAGCACGAGAAGATTCTCCGGAAGCTGTGCACCGGGCTCAGCGAGGGCGGCATTCTCATCTTCACCAGTGGTGGGGTGGACCAGCCGGAGGACATCATCAATCCCTGTGAAGGCCAGCCCATGTACCACGCCGCCTTGGGAATCCCCAAGCTGCTCGAGATTGTGTCCGGGCAGGACTGCGTCTGCCGACATCTCGAGTACGACCAGTTTCCCGAGCTGCATATCTATCTCATTGTGCAGAAGATTGCGTGA